One segment of Theobroma cacao cultivar B97-61/B2 chromosome 9, Criollo_cocoa_genome_V2, whole genome shotgun sequence DNA contains the following:
- the LOC108663445 gene encoding wiskott-Aldrich syndrome protein homolog 1-like, which yields MSPRREQPPFTRSVGRGRGRFQRRQLGAIEEELTASTIRAAPAAEQTKTPPHPPPPLPLTSIPAMPLEAVQALAAFFTAIAGQAQAGQALPTVPLAAPSVPPSPPPVPPPVLDVSDSKKLKEARQHSCVSFMGESDATVAKEVVRMALRAEKLANENKSLRAELAKRRSLSVSSSQPPNRGKNSSVSGSSRRCRNCGNYHVGPCRGPARCFHCDQLGHIRRDCPQLGRATVAAPSPPAHTDIQRRDSSGLQPRQG from the coding sequence ATGTCTCCTCGACGCGAACAACCACCTTTCACTAGATCAGTTGGaaggggaagaggtcgtttCCAACGTCGTCAGTTAGGTGCAATAGAGGAGGAATTGACTGCATCcaccattcgggcagcacctgctgctgaACAAACCAagactcctccacatcctccacctcctctACCACTTACTAGTATTCCTGCTATGCCTCTTGAGGCAGTTCAGGCATTAGCAGCCTTCTTTACTGCTATTGCTGGCCAGGCTCAGGCTGGTCAAGCTCTTCCTACAGTTCCTCTGGCTGCTCCTTCAGTACCACCATCCCCACCTCCTGTCCCACCACCAGTGCTGGATGTTTCTGATTCTAAGAAGCTTAAAGAGGCTAGGCAACATagttgtgtttcttttatggGTGAGTCGGACGCAACCGTGGCTAAAGAGGTGGTGCGAATGGCTTTAAGAGCCGAGAAGCTTGCGAATGAAAATAAGAGTCTGCGAGCTGAGTTAGCAAAAAGGAGAAGTCTAAGTgtatcttctagtcagccaccAAACAGGGGCAAAAACTCCTCTGTTTCAGGAAGTTCACGtagatgcagaaattgtgggaattatcatGTTGGGCCGTGCAGAGGGCCTGCACGATGTTTTCATTGTGATCAACTGGGTCACATTAGGAGAGATTGTCCACAGTTAGGACGGGCTACGGTAGCTGCtccatctccaccagctcATACGGATatacagaggagagattcctcTGGATTGCAACCGAGACAGggatga
- the LOC18590176 gene encoding probable carotenoid cleavage dioxygenase 4, chloroplastic — MSYAMPSSFQLPHHSSKIPLWPSPNLKHGKPIFCSTNTTSFPTKTSKEKTFEETCNKTKTTSPPSLPQSIFSHVSTMSKNLFLNTLNIIDPPLHPSIDPNLVFTGNFAPVSELDPTDCQVIEGELPLSLNGVYIRNGPNPQLQPRRALHLFDGDGMLHSLRLSNGNATYCSRYVKTYKYMLEQDAGFPIIPNFFSGFYGLVDVIRFLMDIGKVLTGHIDLMKGFGVANTSIAFFSNKLLALTDSDLPYLINVTQTGDIETLGRWEFTKKLLANMSAHPKVDIETKETFAFTTSLTFPHLSFFRFDSNGVKQKEVPISSVRKPTFLHDLAITKTFAIFCETQLGLAPAKVVMGRGALVDYKRDKVTRIGIIPRYSTDDSDMEWFQVPNFNAIHIFNAWESGEDEIVLVASNVISIENIYDRTCDIKLEKVKINMRTGQVSRNILSPRNLEFGSINPCYVGKKSRFAYMGVFEEIPKMLGVVKIDLETGCEVGKRFYGHGCFGGEPLFVTKDRENNFDSDDEEDEGYVMSYVHNEETGESKFLVMDAKSPELNIVAAVKLPRRVPYGFHGLFLSKQDLLHF, encoded by the coding sequence ATGTCGTACGCTATGCCTTCATCTTTCCAACTTCCACATCATTCTAGCAAAATTCCCCTTTGGCCTTCCCCGAATCTCAAACATGGGAAGCCTATTTTCTGTTCAACCAACACAACATCATTCCCAACGAAAACCTCCAAGGAGAAAACATTTGAAGAAACATGTAACAAAACCAAGACAACGAGTCCACCTTCGTTACCACAATCAATATTCTCCCATGTCTCAACCATGTCCAAAAACCTCTTCCTTAACACCTTAAACATCATTGATCCACCCCTTCACCCTTCAATCGATCCAAATCTTGTCTTTACTGGAAACTTTGCGCCGGTAAGCGAGCTTGATCCCACGGATTGTCAAGTTATCGAAGGCGAGCTTCCACTCTCTCTAAATGGAGTTTACATCCGAAATGGCCCAAATCCACAACTTCAACCTCGTCGTGCTCTCCATTTATTTGATGGGGATGGCATGCTTCACTCTTTACGATTGTCCAATGGCAATGCAACTTACTGTAGCCGCTATGTCAAGACTTACAAATATATGCTGGAGCAAGATGCTGGCTTTCCAATTATTCCTAATTTTTTCTCTGGTTTCTATGGTCTCGTGGATGTTATCCGATTCCTTATGGATATAGGAAAGGTCCTCACAGGGCATATAGATCTCATGAAAGGGTTTGGAGTGGCTAATACTAGCATTGCCTTCTTTTCAAATAAACTCCTTGCTTTGACTGATTCTGATTTACCTTACCTTATTAATGTGACTCAAACGGGTGATATTGAGACCTTAGGGCGTTGGGAATTCACCAAAAAGCTGCTTGCAAACATGAGTGCACATCCCAAAGTTGACATAGAAACTAAGGAAACATTTGCTTTTACAACAAGCCTTACTTTCCCTCACCTTTCCTTCTTTCGTTTTGATTCAAATGgtgtaaaacaaaaagaagtaCCCATTTCTTCTGTGCGTAAACCAACTTTCCTTCATGACCTTGCTATAACCAAGACGTTTGCAATTTTTTGTGAGACGCAATTAGGACTTGCACCAGCAAAAGTCGTAATGGGACGGGGAGCTCTAGTAGATTACAAACGAGACAAAGTTACAAGAATTGGGATTATTCCAAGGTATTCAACGGATGACTCAGATATGGAATGGTTCCAAGTCCCAAACTTCAATGCAATTCATATCTTTAACGCATGGGAAAGTGGAGAAGACGAAATAGTTCTCGTGGCATCTAACGTTATATCTATAGAAAACATCTATGATAGAACTTGCGACATCAAATTGGAGAAAGTGAAAATCAACATGAGAACCGGCCAAGTCTCACGAAATATTCTTTCCCCAAGAAATTTAGAATTTGGATCCATAAATCCTTGTTATGTAGGAAAGAAAAGCCGGTTTGCTTATATGGGAGTCTTCGAAGAAATCCCGAAAATGTTAGGTGTGGTGAAGATTGACTTGGAAACAGGGTGTGAAGTAGGCAAAAGATTTTATGGGCATGGTTGCTTTGGAGGGGAGCCATTATTTGTGAcaaaagatagagaaaataattttgactCTGATGACGAAGAAGATGAAGGATATGTAATGAGTTATGTGCACAATGAGGAGACTGGCGAGTCAAAGTTCTTGGTAATGGACGCCAAATCACCAGAACTCAACATTGTGGCAGCGGTTAAGCTGCCTAGGCGGGTGCCGTATGGCTTTCATGGGCTGTTTTTGAGCAAGCAGGACCTCTTGCATTTTTAG